One segment of Erigeron canadensis isolate Cc75 chromosome 2, C_canadensis_v1, whole genome shotgun sequence DNA contains the following:
- the LOC122587413 gene encoding PI-PLC X domain-containing protein At5g67130, with protein sequence MMKKSWLLFISAAALFFTTSLACSNGACQMLESCAAATDCAAGLYCGNCPQLGKNQPYCIRGQANIPTAIVSGLPFNKYTWLVTHNAFSIVDAPLLTGPQRITFYNQEDSVTNQLRNGVRGLMLDMYDFDNDIWLCHSFRGQCYNITAFQPAINTLREVEAFLSSNPTEIVTIIIEDYVHTTRALTKLFADAGLDKYWYPVSKMPKKGEDWPTITNMAQENHRLLVFTSDSSKEVTEGVAYQWRYMVENEPGDPGVKQGSCPNRKESKPLDSKSASLFLQNYFPTMPVQAEACKEHSTPLMDMVGTCYKAAGNVMPNFLAVNYYMRSDGGGVFDALDRMNGQTLCGCVSVTACQAGAPFGTCRNNGVANSSAPTGPSGSFSGTVQLTGSASQINLTSLLVIYGFNFSLILLVLYLK encoded by the exons ATGATGAAGAAATCATGGCTTCTGTTTATCTCTGCAGCTGCTTTGTTTTTCACTACTTCATTAGCTTGTTCCAACGGTGCTTGCCAG ATGTTAGAATCATGTGCAGCAGCTACTGATTGTGCAGCTGGTTTGTATTGTGGGAATTGCCCTCAGTTGGGTAAAAATCAGCCTTATTGTATTAGAGGTCAAGCTAATATCCCTACTGCCATT GTAAGTGGATTGCCATTCAACAAGTACACATGGCTTGTAACACATAATGCATTCTCAATTGTGGATGCCCCTCTCTTGACTGGTCCTCAAAGGATCACATTTTACAATCAAGAAGATTCCGTCACCAACCAATTAAGA AATGGAGTTAGAGGATTGATGTTGGATATGTATGACTTCGACAATGATATCTGGCTCTGCCACTCATTCCGTGGCCAGTGCTACAACATCACTGCCTTT CAACCAGCAATTAACACATTGAGAGAAGTGGAAGCATTCTTGAGTTCAAATCCAACTGAGATTGTGACAATTATAATTGAAGATTATGTGCATACAACAAGAGCATTGACCAAGTTATTCGCCGATGCTGGGTTAGACAAATACTGGTATCCAGTTTCCAAGATGCCAAAAAAGGGCGAGGATTGGCCTACGATCACCAATATGGCACAAGAAAATCATCGGTTGTTGGTTTTCACTTCCgattcttcaaaggaagttaCCGAAGGTGTTGCTTACCAATGGAGATACATGGTGGAAAATGAAC CTGGAGATCCCGGTGTAAAACAAGGCTCTTGCCCAAACAGAAAAGAATCAAAACCACTTGATTCAAAAAGTGCATCTCTTTTCCTTCAAAACTACTTCCCTACGATGCCGGTACAAGCTGAAGCTTGCAAAGAGCATTCAACTCCATTGATGGATATGGTTGGCACCTGCTACAAAGCAGCTGGGAATGTGATGCCCAATTTCTTGGCTGTGAATTACTATATG AGAAGTGATGGCGGAGGTGTATTCGATGCTTTGGATAGAATGAATGGCCAAACGTTATGTGGGTGTGTTTCAGTCACTGCTTGTCAG GCTGGGGCACCGTTTGGAACTTGCAGAAACAATGGAGTGGCGAATTCCAGTGCACCAACTGGTCCTTCTGGTAGTTTCTCAGGAACTGTGCAATTGACAGGATCTGCTTCGCAAATAAATCTTACTAGTCTATTGGTCATTTATGGGTTCAATTTTTCCTTGATATTATTAGTGTTGTATTTGAAATAG